In a genomic window of Amyelois transitella isolate CPQ chromosome 29, ilAmyTran1.1, whole genome shotgun sequence:
- the LOC132903734 gene encoding chorion class B protein PC10-like: MAVKISLVFCGLVLAVQTSFAQYLAGNSVVENNVVVNSGASNSLGYAGGLGQGSAVGINNGIGLGVGSGLGLASGLGLNTGLGLNTGLGLGAGLGLGNIGVASPAFLDLSLLSAGGVLPISSMGPVVPAGLNVVSDNAIEGALLISGQLPFLSAVAFEGALASGGSGAASCGCGNGNIGIISETGSASLLPAAGGLGLGIGGIGGIGGIGGIGGIGGIRGLGGFGGRYL; this comes from the exons ATGGCAGTGAAAATCAGTCTTGTTTTCTGCGGTTTGGTCTTGGCAGTCCAG aCCTCCTTCGCCCAATACCTCGCCGGTAACTCCGTGGTGGAGAACAATGTTGTGGTCAATAGCGGAGCGTCCAACAGTCTCGGCTATGCTGGCGGTCTTGGTCAGGGCAGCGCGGTCGGCATTAACAACGGCATTGGTCTTGGTGTCGGCAGCGGACTTGGCTTGGCCAGCGGATTGGGCTTGAACACCGGATTGGGCTTGAACACCGGACTCGGCTTGGGTGCTGGACTCGGTCTCGGCAACATCGGTGTGGCGAGCCCAGCTTTCCTCGACCTCAGCCTCCTGTCTGCCGGAGGAGTCTTGCCGATCTCCAGCATGGGCCCCGTCGTCCCAGCCGGCCTCAACGTGGTGTCAGACAACGCGATCGAAGGCGCTCTGCTGATCAGCGGTCAGCTGCCGTTCTTGAGCGCTGTGGCCTTCGAAGGAGCCCTAGCGTCTGGTGGTTCAGGAGCTGCCTCTTGCGGCTGCGGTAACGGCAACATTGGCATCATCAGCGAGACCGGATCTGCCTCCCTCCTGCCAGCTGCCGGTGGTCTTGGTCTTGGAATCGGTGGTATTGGCGGAATTGGTGGTATTGGCGGCATTGGCGGTATCGGTGGAATCAGAGGACTTGGTGGATTCGGAGGACGTTACTTGTAA
- the LOC106130996 gene encoding chorion class A protein Ld5-like: MNSFSFLLLCVQACLIQQAYSQAIFGGYGIGPSYGARGYGGSEVTAIEVDTFSAGATGYNGLGGLGVGNLGLAGINNIGLAGAGGLGLAGVGINSGLGLGLNSGLGLGIGNVGIGGIGGLGVGSVGLAGVGAGYGGVGNGALAVAGELPVSGTTIVTGAVPVLGAVTFGGSVPAAGAVSISGNCGCGGTPYGTF; this comes from the exons ATGAACTCATTCTCTTTCCTGTTGCTCTGCGTCCAAGCCTGCCTCATCCAG CAAGCTTACAGCCAGGCCATCTTCGGCGGGTACGGCATTGGTCCCTCGTACGGCGCCCGGGGTTATGGTGGTTCCGAAGTGACTGCCATTGAGGTCGACACATTCAGTGCTGGAGCGACTGGCTACAACGGACTTGGAGGCCTGGGAGTTGGCAACTTGGGCTTGGCTGGTATCAACAACATAGGACTGGCTGGAGCTGGTGGCTTGGGATTGGCTGGAGTGGGCATCAACTCTGGACTTGGTCTTGGATTAAACTCCGGTCTCGGTTTGGGTATTGGCAATGTTGGAATTGGCGGAATTGGCGGACTTGGCGTTGGCTCGGTCGGTCTTGCTGGCGTCGGCGCTGGCTACGGCGGTGTGGGTAACGGCGCTCTCGCCGTCGCTGGAGAGCTGCCAGTCTCTGGCACCACCATCGTCACTGGCGCCGTGCCAGTGCTTGGCGCTGTGACCTTCGGTGGCAGCGTGCCAGCCGCTGGCGCCGTCTCCATCTCTGGCAACTGCGGATGCGGTGGCACTCCATATGGTACCTTCTAA